In the Dietzia lutea genome, CAGGCGGTCGCCAGCACGGTGCGGTAATCGCGCTCGACGCAGCGAGCCAGACTCGCGTTGATCGTGTTGCGATGTGGAGGGTCGATCCCGATGTCCTCAAGGACGCGGATCGTATCCAGCTTGCTCGTCGCCTCAACCAGGCGCGCACACACCAGCGCCTGGAAGGTCTCATCGGCAACGGCATCGAAGCCGAGAGCATCGAAACTGCTGGTCAACGTGCTCCACAGCAACTCGCTGGAATGCCTGCGCACCACCGCATCCCCACCGGATCTCACTTGTGCCTCCGACTCCAGCCCGAGGTCTAGGGATTGTTGGCCAGCGGAGATCTTGCCCCTCGCCACCGCGATCAACGCCGCCAACTCGCCCTCGGTGCGCGCGGACCCGATGTGCTCGACGATGCGGCGCCGACCATGAACCGACTCGGCGATCTGGACCGCCGTCGCACCCGACGCCGTCCTGACCTTCCGCACCCACGGGCTCACACCGCGACGATAGCCCACCGAATTAGTGCCTAGAATCCGCAGTCACCGACGCCACTACCAGCAACGATCACATGCACGAAGAGCAAACTCCCGTCAACATGTGCAACTCAGGACCGAGTTCGACGGTGCGGCAGATGGTGTCGGCAAGCAGGCTGGCGGTAGCGTTCAAAGTGGGTCCTGGGGTGTTCGATGCGAGGCGTGAGAACCTGCATCTTCACACGCCCCAGGACCCCTACATTTTGTGCCTCACCGCATCGCCGGCGAACCCCAGCTACGCACTCCGTTTTCGGAAGGGCCCGTTCACCGCCCACGATGCGCACGCCGCGGTGGAGGTGACCTACCGCCTGTACCAGGGGCTGATCAACGCCTACGAGCAGCCGCGGCGACTGGACGGCAAGATCGCGATGTACAAGCTCCTGCGCTCAATCCAGTCCCGTGTACCCACCGGACTCCCGGAGCTCGCGCAGCTCGGCCGGTCATTGTGGAAGCGGCACCGCGAGATCCTCGCGTACTTCGACGTGGGTGCCTCCAATGGCCGCGTCGAGGCCATCAACGGGCGCCTCGAGTACCTCCGCGGAATCGCCCTCGGATTCCGCAACCTTAAGCACTACATCTTGCGGTCACTCATTCACTCCGGCCAGCTCCAGAACCGGATTAACGCACTCTAAATCCGGAAGCTGTTAAAGGTCGAGAGTTATCCGCGGACTCTTCGCGCGTGAGACGCAGGGGAACATGGTCTCGTTGGATTCCCGCTCGTCGTCGGTGAGCACCGAGTCTAGGTGGAGGGGAGTGCCGCTGAGGACGCCTGTTTCGCACGTTCCGCAGACACCTTCGGTGCAGGAGGCTTCGATTTGGAAGCCGGCATTTGTGAGCGCGTCTAGGGCTGACGTTTCTTCGCCGACTGCGATGATTTGGCCAGTCGAGCCAATCTCGACCTCGAACGATGTCGGCTTATCGACTTCCTCAACACGTGGGCTGAAACGCTCCATTCGCAACGTGCCGGTGGGCCAACTGCGAGCTCCGTCTTCTACCGCCGAGATGAGCGCCTCGGGTCCGCAGCAATAGATCAGCCGACCAGGTACCACTTCACTGAGTAGTTCTGCCAGTGGAAGCAACCCAGTCTCGTCCTCAGGGAGTACCCTCACGCGATCACCATAACGTTCGACGAGATCGTCGACGAAGGCCATTGAGGCTCGCGTCCGACCGCCGTAGACGAGCTCCCAGTCAAGTCCGAACCGAGAGGCCTCTTCGACCATGGTGAGGATGGGCGTGATACCGATCCCTCCGGCGATAAACAAGATCCTGTCGCAGGAAGTCTCAAGCACGAAATGGTTCCGTGGTCCCTTTAGACGCACTGGGTCGCCAGCGTTGAGCTTATCGTGGAGAAATCGGGATCCGCCACGAGACTCAGCCTCGAGCAGGACGGCGATCTGCCAACTGGTTAAATCGTTGGGATCACCGCAGAGGGAGTATTGCCGAACGAGCCCTTCCGGTAGCTCGATATCAATGTGCGACCCCGGTGTCCAGGGAGGCATGCTCCCTCCATCACGGCGCGTGAACTCAACGGAGATAACTCCTTCTGAGAGCATCTCTTTAGAGCGCACGACCGCCTCAAACTCCACCTCGTCATGGGTACGGATCATTTGTTCCTCCTCTGGCCCACGTCGTCAGTAGCAAACGACCCTAGTGCGGTAGGCGAACATGCCAAGCCACAATGGCTCCTTTGCCGTATTGACCTCCGCGTCGGTCGAGACCAAGTTACAGGGTGATCCGACCTGGCAACCCGAAATTACGCTTGGGTCGACCGCTTCACGCCAGTCTAAGGGGACGACTTACGTCCCGAATCCGATCAACGACCGAACTCTCGCGATCTGCTCGCTACGATCGAAGTTGTTATAGAGCGTAGCCCTGTGCGCGAAGGCTGGAAGGCCGTTGAGGTTCTCGAAAGCACTGACTCTGCCCGCCACGGCGCTTGCCGTCTGATCCCAAAGCACGTTCATCAGCAGATTCTTGTCGCGAGCCGAGACGTGATCATAGGCGAGATACTCCTCGAGCTTCGCGCCATACTCGGGTGAATCAAAATCCTCTTCGGAGAATCGGATAACCATGCCCTGGCCGGCGAGTTCCTGGAGTTTCTGTGAAATATACGGGTAGCGCTCAAGCGCGTAGGTGCGGAATGCGTGGCAGGTTAAAGCGTCGGGCATCAGAAGCAAGTCGCTTTCGGTGCGACGTGCTGCTGCCTGCGCGGCCTCGACCCCACCTCGAATGATTCGTCCGTACTCAATTAGCTGTCCAACAGTGTCGCGGACGATCACGTTTTTCGAAGTTCCAAGCGTGTCGACTAGCAGTTGTCCGAGCGCCATGAAGAAGTCCGCGCGGACGGCCATCCTCATCAGCAGCGCCCAGGCCTCGCCTCCACTCCCAACGGAGTAAAGCGCCCCATCGCAAGAGTTCCTAGACCGAGACCAAATACGCTCGTTCGGAATATAGACCTCGTCGAGCATGACTACTGTGTCGACCTCCTCACCCACGCGCGCCATCGGGCGGGTGGGGTCGTCAGCGGCGGCGGCCACCACCGCCTCACGGCAGACCAAGCTCAAACCCTTGGTCGCCACCGGCACAGTGAAGACGATCCCCTCTTCTTCTCGCAGCGTCTCTGGCGTTGTCAGCGCGAAAAGCAGCATCTCGTTGGCCTGGGCCGCGACCGTCCCGACGGTCCTCGCCCCGGAGACGTAAACGCCACCTGAATCCTCGGAGACGACTCGCATGACTCCAGTACGCTCCCCGGCGGCCTTTCCGTCCCCGGCGGCCTTTCCGCTGCGAGAGCGAGTGCCCTGAAGTTGCGTGCTCGCGGAAGCAAGATGCACGCTTCGCTTACGGAAGTCCTCGACCCCGGCGAGCATGTTGTCGGCGTATTCCGGACTCCACTCTTTGTGACGGTTGTGGAAGGCCAGGTAGTTCATGGCCGTCCATGGAATGAAGTCAGGATTGCGTGCATTTAACGACCCGAAAGACTCCCACGCTCGGAACTCGCCATCCCGTCGCTTTCTATCGAGGTCTTCTTGCGATTGCGGAAGCATCCATGCCGTCATCCACCGATCCCCATTAGCGTCCTCGTATGTGAGGATATCCCTCGTCTCATCCTCGAACTGGAGGTCATAGAGCCGACTGGTGAAATCGATGCCCTGCCGAGTGAGCGGATGAGTCGTCACATCCTCGATCCGCTTACCCTTATAGAAAACGGTCCGGCCGTCGCGCAGCGATTCCCGGTATCCCTCCCCGGTCAGTAGAGTCGATGATCCGCTAGTGGCGACTTGAGTTTCGCTCATGACTTCCTTCCGGTGTGGGCGGCCTGTGCTGTGAGGGGCAACTTGGCGAGCCGTGGGGCGACCTCCGCCATAAACATCTCCATCGACTGACGCCATGGTTCCGGCCTGTCTTGGTCGTCAAAGCTAAACATGATTGTGGTTCCCCAGCCCCCGCAAGCTTGGTGAGATTCGGCGATACGTTCGTAGACAGTGTCAGGTGAGCCAACCGCCCAGACGCGGTCGCAGAGGTACTCCGCCGTCACTTCGTCCGGCGATTCCGGCTCGAAACCCGTTAAGAGACTGAGTCGTCCAGCCCGTCGTAATCCAGGAATCGTGTAATCATCAAAGATTGTTGTCGCGCTGCTGCCAAGGAACTCTCGTCGAGCCTCCTCGTCAGTTTCGGCGACATAAATGACCTGAACGACCCGCCAATCTTCTCTGGATGCCGTGCGGCCAGTGGCCGCTGCGCCTTCTCCGTAGACGGTCCAATGAGAATCCAAGGACGTGCCGCCGTAGTTGAGGCTCATCGGCATCCATCCCTTCTGCCCGGCAACACCCAACGAGATGGAGTTTGGCGCCGTGCCGGCAACACCGATCGGAGGATGAGGCTGCTGGAGGGGTCGAAGCCAGGAGCCCCGGCCGGACTCGTCGGGAAGGTTGAAGTTGCAATTCCAGAAGTCGCCCCTAAACTCGAACGACTCGGTAGACGTCCAAATCCGGGTGATGAGGTCAAGGGCCTCCACCATCATTTCGGTGTTCTGGCCGTTGGTGTCGAAGAGGGTGGCGTCCGTCGGAAACGCCCCTGCGCCGATCCCCAACATGTAGCGGCCATTGGCCATGTGGTCAAGGTATGCGATGCGGTGCGCCAGATCGACCGGGTGGTGATACGGGAGGATGTGCGCGCCCGGGGCCAGCTTGATCTTTTCCGTCTCACGCAGCGCGGAGGCGATAAGCAGGTCGGGGGCAGGGCATGGTTCCATCGGCAGCGTAAAATGCTCGCCGATCCATGCCTCGCCGAAACCGTAGCTATCGGCCGATCGGATCACATCCAACGACCACTCGAAGTTTTCGTTGACGGAGTGGTGTTCCAGTCGGTACGGAACAACGAAGACGCCAAATTTCATCGCAGTGTGCCTGCCTCTCTAGATGCAACGCAGTGAGGTTAGCACGCACGTCCGAGATAAGTCTAGGGGTGGCGAGATAAGCGCTTCGTAGTGGTGTAGCTGGTTCGTAATCCTTCGTTGGTGGTCAGGCGGGTAGTTGCATCAGTTCATCGTTGACTTGGGGCTGGTGTCTGATTGGTGGTCAGTGTGAGTCCGCAACGGCCCGGGACTTCGAGGTCGAGGTAGCGGCGGCCTTCGGCCCATTCGTCGGTCTGCTCGGCGAGGACGGCAGCGATCAGGCGGATGATGGCGGCGCGGTGGGGAAGATGCCCACGACGTCGGTGCGGCGGCGGATCTCCCGGCTGAGTCGGGCGGTGTCAAGAATTGTGGACACTCGCGGTGACGGTGACCAGCGGCTCCCGGGTGGCCTACGCCGAGATCCACACCGACGAGAGAGCGTCCACTGCCATCGGCGTGCTCGAGCGCGCAGTGACCTGGTTCGCCGACCGAGGCGTCACAGCCGAGCTTGTTCTGTCCGACAACGGCTCGGCCTACAGATGCCACGCATGGCGCGATTCCTGCACTAACCTCGGGATCGCGCACAAGCGCACCCGGCCCATACCGGCCGCAGACCAACGGCAAGATTGAACGCTTCTGCCGCACACTCGGCGACGAATGGGCCTCCGCCCGGTTCTACGACTCCACCGACGCCCGCAACATGCGGCTACCGCAGTGGCTGCACTTCTACAATCAACACCGAGCCCACTCAGCTATCGGAGGCCACCCACCAGTCACCCGGCTGACCAACCTCCCCGGACATCGCACCTAGCCTTGACCGATGCTCTCCGCGAAGCCGGGATGCAGGGATCGATCGGCAGCGTGGGCGACGCTCCGGACAACGCCCTCATGGACTCCACAATCGGGCTGTACAAGACCGAGCTGATCGACCTGGAAATGACACGCAGGTGGACCGGCCGCAACGAGGTCGAGCGCGAGACCGCGGACTGGGTGAAGTGGTTCGGGCGACGAGTGACTGCACTCGGCGATCGACTACCGACGACCCATCGAGTATGAGGAGATGTACCGTTCCAACCAGGCGACCGAACCTCAGGCCGCCTGATTCAGCAAGACCCTCCGAGAGATCAAGTGTGGTTCAATGCGCACCGAAGATCCCGCCG is a window encoding:
- a CDS encoding LLM class flavin-dependent oxidoreductase: MKFGVFVVPYRLEHHSVNENFEWSLDVIRSADSYGFGEAWIGEHFTLPMEPCPAPDLLIASALRETEKIKLAPGAHILPYHHPVDLAHRIAYLDHMANGRYMLGIGAGAFPTDATLFDTNGQNTEMMVEALDLITRIWTSTESFEFRGDFWNCNFNLPDESGRGSWLRPLQQPHPPIGVAGTAPNSISLGVAGQKGWMPMSLNYGGTSLDSHWTVYGEGAAATGRTASREDWRVVQVIYVAETDEEARREFLGSSATTIFDDYTIPGLRRAGRLSLLTGFEPESPDEVTAEYLCDRVWAVGSPDTVYERIAESHQACGGWGTTIMFSFDDQDRPEPWRQSMEMFMAEVAPRLAKLPLTAQAAHTGRKS
- a CDS encoding PDR/VanB family oxidoreductase — protein: MIRTHDEVEFEAVVRSKEMLSEGVISVEFTRRDGGSMPPWTPGSHIDIELPEGLVRQYSLCGDPNDLTSWQIAVLLEAESRGGSRFLHDKLNAGDPVRLKGPRNHFVLETSCDRILFIAGGIGITPILTMVEEASRFGLDWELVYGGRTRASMAFVDDLVERYGDRVRVLPEDETGLLPLAELLSEVVPGRLIYCCGPEALISAVEDGARSWPTGTLRMERFSPRVEEVDKPTSFEVEIGSTGQIIAVGEETSALDALTNAGFQIEASCTEGVCGTCETGVLSGTPLHLDSVLTDDERESNETMFPCVSRAKSPRITLDL
- a CDS encoding 4-hydroxyphenylacetate 3-hydroxylase N-terminal domain-containing protein, which translates into the protein MSETQVATSGSSTLLTGEGYRESLRDGRTVFYKGKRIEDVTTHPLTRQGIDFTSRLYDLQFEDETRDILTYEDANGDRWMTAWMLPQSQEDLDRKRRDGEFRAWESFGSLNARNPDFIPWTAMNYLAFHNRHKEWSPEYADNMLAGVEDFRKRSVHLASASTQLQGTRSRSGKAAGDGKAAGERTGVMRVVSEDSGGVYVSGARTVGTVAAQANEMLLFALTTPETLREEEGIVFTVPVATKGLSLVCREAVVAAAADDPTRPMARVGEEVDTVVMLDEVYIPNERIWSRSRNSCDGALYSVGSGGEAWALLMRMAVRADFFMALGQLLVDTLGTSKNVIVRDTVGQLIEYGRIIRGGVEAAQAAARRTESDLLLMPDALTCHAFRTYALERYPYISQKLQELAGQGMVIRFSEEDFDSPEYGAKLEEYLAYDHVSARDKNLLMNVLWDQTASAVAGRVSAFENLNGLPAFAHRATLYNNFDRSEQIARVRSLIGFGT